A genome region from Streptomyces sp. NBC_01296 includes the following:
- a CDS encoding serine/threonine-protein kinase, whose protein sequence is MESLRDVDPARIGAHALLARLGAGGMGQVYLGRSPGGRLVAVKVIRDEITGHPEALARFRREAETVRAVRSAYTANLIDASLAAPPFWLATEYVAGPTLGHAVAERGGLPADTCRRLFAALAEGLASVHAYGVTHRDLKPQNVILGAQGPQLIDFGIARGVGETALTQDGQAPGTPGYTAPEVLLGNEAGAAADVFALGATLAYAATGRAPFGTGAATSVSYRAVHEPIDVAGVEPGLAALIEACVAKDPAARPALAEVIGRCGVRDALIDDPVYVGLGALGEAVPVHEMRTQGPGLPYGYTPTQHAAAVPPRRGRTGVWVAAVAVAAALSLAAWKLVPFDGDGEGGRGKDGATGTPRQTPGAGGAAPSASKGAAAKPPAEYIEGNQISHYFWLPSTDPERAAHGTGACNLGPEQKPPGADMQADAQVSGKSVTISMRIKYAENSETKPDPYYVSVAVRSPHDLDPSTGQPFPMDNRAVGFTSKPVDIYSKWKTGDFLTLKYPDDFAEHVNGKTYPGVPLANDPGDWTVVFYHVEDDPTKYASISCTGFRVA, encoded by the coding sequence ATGGAGTCCCTGAGAGACGTCGACCCCGCCCGGATCGGGGCGCACGCGCTGCTGGCCCGGCTCGGTGCCGGAGGGATGGGGCAGGTGTACCTCGGGCGCTCGCCCGGCGGGCGCCTGGTCGCCGTGAAGGTGATCCGGGACGAGATCACCGGCCACCCCGAGGCCCTGGCCCGGTTCCGGCGTGAGGCCGAGACCGTGCGCGCGGTGCGGTCGGCGTACACGGCGAACCTGATCGACGCCTCGCTCGCGGCGCCGCCGTTCTGGCTGGCCACGGAGTACGTGGCGGGCCCGACGCTCGGTCACGCCGTCGCGGAGCGCGGGGGTTTGCCCGCGGACACCTGCCGCCGGCTGTTCGCGGCGCTGGCGGAGGGCCTGGCGAGCGTCCACGCGTACGGGGTGACGCACCGGGACCTCAAGCCGCAGAACGTCATCCTGGGCGCGCAGGGCCCGCAGCTCATCGACTTCGGCATCGCGCGCGGCGTGGGCGAGACGGCCCTCACCCAGGACGGCCAGGCCCCGGGAACCCCGGGCTACACCGCGCCCGAGGTGCTGCTCGGGAACGAGGCGGGGGCCGCCGCGGACGTCTTCGCGCTGGGTGCGACGCTGGCGTACGCGGCGACCGGGCGGGCGCCGTTCGGTACGGGTGCCGCGACGAGCGTGAGCTACCGGGCGGTGCACGAGCCGATCGACGTGGCCGGGGTGGAGCCGGGGCTGGCGGCCCTGATCGAGGCGTGCGTGGCGAAGGACCCGGCGGCCCGGCCCGCCCTGGCCGAGGTCATCGGCCGGTGCGGTGTGCGGGACGCGCTGATCGACGATCCGGTGTACGTGGGGCTGGGCGCGCTGGGCGAGGCCGTGCCGGTGCACGAGATGCGGACGCAGGGGCCGGGCCTGCCGTACGGCTACACGCCGACGCAGCACGCGGCCGCGGTCCCGCCGAGGCGCGGGCGGACGGGCGTGTGGGTGGCGGCCGTGGCGGTGGCCGCGGCCCTGTCCCTGGCCGCCTGGAAGCTGGTTCCGTTCGACGGGGACGGCGAGGGGGGTCGGGGCAAGGACGGTGCCACGGGCACGCCCCGACAGACGCCGGGCGCGGGGGGCGCCGCGCCCTCGGCGTCCAAGGGCGCCGCCGCCAAGCCGCCTGCCGAGTACATCGAGGGCAACCAGATCTCCCACTACTTCTGGTTGCCTTCCACCGACCCGGAGCGCGCCGCGCACGGCACCGGCGCGTGCAACCTGGGGCCGGAGCAGAAGCCGCCCGGTGCCGACATGCAGGCCGACGCCCAGGTCTCGGGGAAGTCCGTGACCATCAGCATGCGCATCAAGTACGCGGAGAACAGCGAGACCAAACCCGATCCGTACTACGTATCGGTGGCGGTCAGGTCCCCGCACGACCTCGACCCGTCCACCGGACAGCCCTTCCCCATGGACAACCGGGCCGTGGGTTTCACCAGCAAGCCCGTCGACATCTACAGCAAATGGAAGACGGGCGACTTCCTGACGCTCAAGTACCCGGACGACTTCGCGGAGCACGTGAACGGCAAGACGTACCCCGGCGTGCCCCTGGCCAACGACCCGGGGGACTGGACGGTGGTCTTCTACCACGTCGAGGATGACCCTACGAAGTACGCGAGTATCAGCTGCACGGGCTTCCGAGTGGCGTAG
- a CDS encoding ATP-binding protein — MRDPMSALTDAFTSFLFGKVETTRLPVRTSTGQAQAVYLPTAAPGLGDSGVIIGREVYSGKGYIYDPFQLYGQQLPAPHWLVLGESGNGKSALEKTYVLRQLRFRDRQVVVLDAQGEDGVGEWNLIAQQLGITPIRLDPIAANDDGIRLNPLDPAITTTGQLALLRTIIEVAMGHGLDERSGFALKVAHAYVVDAIRDRQPVLTDIVEQLRHPEAESAEAMNVDIDDVRAWGLDVALVLDRLVDGDLRGMFDGPTTVGIDLDAPLIVFDLSHIDRNSIAMPILMAIVGVWLEHTWIRPDRKKRIFLVEEAWHIINSPFVAQLFQRLLKFGRRLGLSFVAVVHHLSDVVDGAAAREAAAILKMASTRTIYAQKADEARATGRVLGLPRWAVEIIPTLTPGIAVWDVNGNVQVVKHLITESERPLVYTDRAMTESSSQPQLPDDLLAAELEAEERALLMERHRNGGPGSATTVA, encoded by the coding sequence ATGCGAGATCCCATGTCCGCTCTGACGGACGCCTTCACCAGCTTCCTGTTCGGCAAGGTCGAGACCACGCGCCTGCCCGTACGCACCTCCACCGGGCAGGCGCAGGCCGTCTACCTGCCCACCGCCGCCCCCGGCCTCGGCGACTCCGGCGTCATCATCGGCCGCGAGGTCTACAGCGGCAAGGGCTACATCTACGACCCCTTCCAGCTGTACGGCCAGCAGCTCCCGGCCCCGCACTGGCTCGTCCTCGGCGAGTCCGGCAACGGCAAGTCCGCCCTGGAAAAGACCTATGTCCTGCGCCAGCTCCGCTTCCGGGACCGCCAGGTCGTCGTCCTCGACGCCCAGGGCGAGGACGGCGTCGGCGAGTGGAACCTCATCGCCCAGCAGCTGGGGATAACCCCCATCCGCCTGGACCCCATCGCCGCCAACGACGACGGGATCCGCCTCAACCCCCTCGACCCGGCGATCACGACGACCGGCCAGCTCGCGCTGCTCCGGACCATCATCGAAGTCGCCATGGGCCACGGCCTCGACGAGCGCTCCGGCTTCGCGCTCAAGGTCGCGCACGCGTACGTCGTCGACGCGATCCGCGACCGCCAGCCGGTCCTCACCGACATCGTGGAACAACTCCGCCACCCGGAGGCCGAGTCCGCGGAGGCAATGAACGTCGACATAGACGATGTCCGCGCCTGGGGCCTCGACGTGGCCCTCGTCCTCGACCGCCTGGTCGACGGCGACCTGCGCGGCATGTTCGACGGCCCCACGACCGTCGGCATCGACCTCGACGCCCCGCTGATCGTCTTCGACCTGTCCCACATCGACCGCAACTCGATCGCGATGCCGATCCTGATGGCGATCGTGGGCGTCTGGCTGGAACACACCTGGATCCGCCCGGACCGCAAGAAGCGCATCTTCCTGGTGGAGGAGGCCTGGCACATCATCAACAGCCCCTTCGTGGCCCAGCTGTTCCAGCGCCTCCTGAAGTTCGGCCGCCGCCTGGGCCTGTCCTTCGTGGCCGTCGTCCACCACCTGTCCGACGTGGTCGACGGCGCGGCCGCACGCGAAGCCGCGGCCATCCTCAAGATGGCCTCCACCCGCACGATCTACGCCCAGAAGGCGGACGAGGCCCGCGCCACGGGCCGGGTCCTGGGCCTGCCCCGCTGGGCGGTGGAGATCATCCCGACCCTCACCCCGGGCATCGCGGTCTGGGACGTCAACGGCAACGTCCAGGTGGTCAAACACCTGATCACCGAGTCGGAACGCCCCCTGGTCTACACGGACCGGGCCATGACGGAATCCTCGTCCCAGCCCCAGCTCCCCGACGACCTACTGGCGGCCGAACTGGAGGCGGAGGAGAGAGCCCTCCTCATGGAACGCCACCGCAACGGCGGCCCGGGCTCGGCAACCACGGTGGCGTAG
- a CDS encoding GNAT family N-acetyltransferase — translation MDQYVVRAVQGDEWEKVKELRIAALRDPAAPVAFLETLAQAESRPDEFWQDRAKGASHGRHARQFVAEAPDGQWVGSVTVLVEEGGTSDFFERAVERTQGHVVGVFVRAEHRGTGVTDALFTAALDWAWSLEGPALERVRLFVHEDNPRAGAFYRRFGFRASGQAVPVPVPAAVPVAGDAGAKEFEYVISRP, via the coding sequence ATGGATCAGTATGTGGTGCGTGCGGTGCAGGGTGATGAGTGGGAGAAGGTCAAGGAGTTGCGGATCGCCGCTCTGCGGGATCCGGCGGCGCCGGTGGCCTTCCTGGAGACCCTGGCCCAAGCAGAGTCCAGGCCCGATGAGTTCTGGCAGGACCGGGCGAAAGGGGCTTCGCACGGGCGGCACGCACGGCAGTTCGTGGCCGAGGCGCCGGACGGGCAGTGGGTGGGGTCGGTGACCGTCCTCGTGGAGGAGGGCGGGACCAGCGACTTCTTCGAGCGGGCCGTCGAGCGGACCCAGGGGCATGTGGTGGGCGTGTTCGTACGGGCGGAGCACCGGGGCACCGGGGTGACCGACGCCCTGTTCACGGCTGCGCTGGACTGGGCCTGGTCGCTGGAGGGGCCGGCGCTGGAACGCGTACGGCTCTTCGTGCACGAGGACAACCCGCGGGCCGGGGCCTTCTATCGGCGGTTCGGGTTCCGGGCGAGCGGGCAGGCCGTGCCGGTGCCGGTTCCGGCGGCCGTTCCGGTGGCGGGGGATGCGGGGGCCAAGGAGTTCGAGTACGTCATTTCGCGGCCGTAG
- a CDS encoding type VI secretion protein gives MQEPTTKPGGIPDALLLTLLAFLLGLAALVWTSTGLAALFSKGSWPSTVTFTRTPGAVRALIAQPHDVAGAWPATDPAALSGWGLFWGLFISQLLVLFVLTIFTMGIVARTKSRRANPTWQAPNPAEPADPPGPHHPAPLPNPAGPHHPAPPAFEARGSGGSAPGNSRPAAPTPLPHPAPSAFEAQGPGGRAGGRADGSSAATLTYAAPPERHHLATQALAAAPGAALVLTSSPALWGETKDARAKLGPVLLYDPSHLCDTPARMHWNPADACGDRDTAAARATALLAPVRPQARMDAAVADTAETLLRSWLQAAALDDRPFKQLHRWAQGNSAQDPVRILRTHPQAAPGAAGELESALTAHPERREQAQHLTARALSCLTSIHIREACNPNRTDALTLASFVSEGGTLYMVGEPLEDPRTHPGAMPLLTALAASVVEHGRRMAARSSHGRLDPPLTLVLEDVAAVAPIPQLPELLQEAPLPLLALCRSREQARARWPEAAFEPTHS, from the coding sequence ATGCAGGAACCCACGACGAAACCGGGCGGCATCCCGGACGCCCTGCTCCTGACCCTCCTGGCGTTCCTGCTGGGCCTGGCGGCCCTGGTCTGGACATCGACGGGCCTGGCCGCGCTCTTCTCCAAGGGCTCCTGGCCGTCCACGGTCACCTTCACCCGCACCCCGGGCGCGGTCCGCGCCCTGATAGCGCAACCGCACGACGTGGCAGGAGCCTGGCCGGCCACCGACCCCGCGGCCCTCTCGGGCTGGGGCCTGTTCTGGGGCCTGTTCATCAGCCAACTCCTGGTCCTCTTCGTCCTGACGATCTTCACGATGGGCATCGTCGCCCGCACCAAATCCCGCCGAGCAAACCCGACCTGGCAGGCACCGAACCCAGCCGAGCCGGCCGATCCACCCGGGCCGCACCATCCAGCCCCGCTGCCCAACCCGGCCGGGCCGCACCATCCAGCCCCGCCGGCGTTTGAGGCGCGGGGGTCCGGGGGCAGCGCCCCCGGCAACTCCCGCCCGGCAGCCCCGACCCCACTGCCCCACCCAGCCCCGTCGGCGTTCGAGGCGCAGGGGCCCGGAGGCAGAGCAGGCGGCAGGGCCGATGGCAGCTCCGCAGCCACCCTGACCTACGCCGCACCCCCCGAGCGGCACCACCTGGCCACCCAAGCCCTGGCGGCAGCCCCCGGCGCGGCCCTGGTCCTCACCTCTTCCCCCGCCCTCTGGGGGGAGACCAAGGACGCCCGTGCCAAACTCGGCCCGGTCCTCCTCTACGACCCCTCGCACCTCTGCGACACCCCGGCCCGCATGCACTGGAACCCCGCCGACGCCTGCGGCGACCGCGACACCGCCGCCGCCCGCGCCACCGCGCTCCTGGCCCCCGTACGCCCCCAGGCCCGCATGGACGCAGCCGTCGCCGACACCGCGGAAACGCTCCTGCGCAGCTGGCTCCAGGCCGCCGCCCTCGACGACCGCCCGTTCAAGCAGCTGCACCGCTGGGCCCAGGGCAACAGCGCCCAGGACCCGGTCCGCATCCTCCGTACGCACCCCCAGGCCGCCCCCGGCGCCGCCGGCGAACTCGAGAGCGCCCTCACCGCCCACCCCGAACGCCGCGAGCAGGCCCAGCACCTGACGGCCCGTGCCCTCTCCTGCCTCACGTCCATCCACATCCGCGAGGCCTGCAACCCGAACCGAACAGATGCACTCACCCTCGCATCGTTCGTGAGCGAAGGGGGCACCCTCTACATGGTGGGCGAACCGCTGGAAGACCCCCGCACCCACCCGGGTGCGATGCCCCTGCTCACCGCACTCGCAGCGAGCGTGGTCGAGCACGGCCGCCGCATGGCCGCACGGTCATCCCACGGCCGGCTCGACCCACCACTCACGCTGGTCCTCGAGGACGTCGCGGCCGTGGCCCCGATCCCCCAGCTCCCCGAGCTCCTCCAGGAAGCACCGCTCCCCCTGCTGGCCCTGTGCCGCAGCCGAGAACAGGCCCGCGCCCGCTGGCCGGAGGCAGCGTTCGAACCCACCCACAGCTGA
- a CDS encoding GNAT family N-acetyltransferase, with product MNTTPSSPSLLSLRPFRPADDAPALRRWITTPAELVTWAGPSFTWPLDDAQLTAYAAEPDRHTWTAVSPDGRSLGHVSVRGTRLGRVLIAPEARGRGLGETLLTLAVARAFDELGLPSLDLGVYTHNTAAVRLYEKLGFRTEQVLQDVEEVDGVLWSALQMRLTAPER from the coding sequence ATGAACACGACCCCTTCCTCTCCCTCACTCCTGTCCCTGCGCCCGTTCCGCCCCGCGGACGACGCCCCGGCCCTGCGCCGCTGGATCACCACCCCGGCCGAACTCGTCACCTGGGCAGGCCCCTCCTTCACCTGGCCGCTGGACGACGCCCAGCTCACCGCCTACGCCGCCGAGCCGGACCGCCACACCTGGACCGCGGTCTCCCCCGACGGACGCTCCCTCGGCCACGTCTCCGTACGCGGCACCCGCCTGGGCCGCGTACTGATCGCCCCCGAGGCACGCGGCCGGGGCCTCGGCGAGACGCTCCTCACACTCGCCGTCGCCCGCGCCTTCGACGAGCTCGGCCTGCCCTCGCTCGACCTCGGCGTCTACACCCACAACACCGCGGCCGTACGCCTCTACGAGAAGCTCGGCTTCCGTACCGAGCAGGTACTGCAGGACGTGGAGGAGGTCGACGGCGTCCTCTGGTCGGCCCTCCAGATGCGGCTGACCGCCCCCGAGCGGTGA
- a CDS encoding YunG family protein has protein sequence MTTATPWTLTDIEAAIPAGWSAETCSPDDVERAPWTADNPAWGHCDITSLVVKDLTREQFRRGQVVTEGRLMGPRPQGRLPRRWEEYRLLRGWVGAGLGAIGG, from the coding sequence ATGACTACGGCAACTCCGTGGACCCTGACGGACATCGAAGCGGCCATCCCGGCGGGGTGGTCGGCCGAGACCTGCTCGCCCGATGACGTCGAGCGGGCGCCGTGGACGGCCGACAACCCTGCCTGGGGGCACTGCGACATCACGTCGCTGGTGGTGAAGGACCTGACGCGGGAGCAGTTCCGCCGGGGCCAGGTGGTGACGGAGGGGCGGCTGATGGGGCCGCGGCCGCAGGGGCGGCTGCCGCGGCGCTGGGAGGAGTACCGGCTGCTGCGCGGGTGGGTCGGGGCCGGGCTGGGGGCGATCGGCGGGTGA
- a CDS encoding thioesterase family protein, which translates to MAISEAFFERVDAGRFLATEYTRGPWDPGSQHAGPPAALLGRAVEEREGARDDMRIARITYEILRPVPIGPLEITTSVLRAGRSTEVVEAALAPAGAAPVMLARALRIRVAEEAVPGVAPGPQLPPPGEVEVTPFFPVPWETGYHSAMETRFTEGAFVSLGPGSCWMRMKVPLVAGEETRPLDRVLIAADSGNGISSVLDFGRYVFINSDLTVHLHRHPVGEWACVEARTSVDAGGIGLADARLHDEKGPIGRSAQSLFVAPRS; encoded by the coding sequence ATGGCGATCTCCGAGGCGTTCTTCGAGCGGGTCGATGCCGGGCGGTTCCTGGCCACCGAGTACACGCGCGGGCCGTGGGACCCCGGCTCGCAGCATGCCGGGCCGCCGGCCGCGCTGCTCGGCAGGGCTGTTGAGGAGCGGGAGGGCGCCCGCGACGACATGCGGATCGCGAGGATCACGTACGAGATCCTGCGGCCGGTGCCGATCGGCCCGCTGGAGATCACCACGTCGGTGCTCCGGGCGGGCCGCAGCACGGAGGTGGTGGAGGCCGCCCTCGCCCCGGCCGGGGCCGCGCCGGTGATGCTCGCGCGGGCGCTGCGGATCCGGGTGGCCGAGGAGGCCGTACCCGGCGTGGCCCCGGGGCCGCAGCTGCCGCCGCCGGGGGAGGTGGAGGTGACGCCGTTCTTCCCGGTGCCGTGGGAGACCGGCTACCACTCGGCGATGGAGACCCGGTTCACCGAGGGCGCGTTCGTATCGCTCGGGCCCGGCAGCTGCTGGATGCGCATGAAGGTGCCGCTCGTCGCCGGGGAGGAGACCCGGCCGCTGGACCGGGTCCTGATCGCCGCCGACTCGGGCAACGGGATCAGCTCGGTCTTGGACTTCGGGCGGTACGTGTTCATCAACAGCGATCTGACCGTGCACCTGCACCGCCACCCGGTGGGCGAGTGGGCCTGCGTGGAGGCCCGTACGAGCGTGGACGCGGGCGGGATCGGGCTCGCGGACGCCCGGCTGCACGACGAGAAGGGGCCGATCGGGCGGAGCGCGCAGAGCCTGTTCGTCGCACCGCGCTCCTAG
- a CDS encoding SCO6880 family protein translates to MTTQSHQLHPIAPRRTYLIGRARPNAIVGKNRESGEIALIIVGAFLGMMSGLLVPQLTLRIVSLAGFPMVALAAVYIPYKGRTFYKWFEINRSYKRTLRRGTTYRSSAMEAGVRAADGREVEVGPPPGIGRINWLAAPFGPDEIAVLLHADRRTVTAAIEIEGPGVGLRDSEDQEALVDRFGTLLKHVANGDGFVTRLQMLARTLPADPDAHAKDVAQRGDTNAPVWLRDSYDQLQSMVSTSSEQHRAYLVACMHYTRELAAEAHTIARAGTPHKGRKLDRDAGLAIVMARELTDICARLAEADIRVRQPLGQGRLASLVHSMYDPDHPIDHIQAMTKRNAWPAELDAVEPTFLQAKTRESSTRAPWCHATAWVKEWPMTPVGVNFLAPLLVHTPDVIRTVAVTMDLEPTEVAIERMLTEKTNDEADASRAAKMNRTVDPRDIAAHGRLDQRGEDLASGAAGVNLVGYITVSSRSPEALARDKRTIRASAGKSYLKLEWCDREHHRAFVNTLPFATGIRR, encoded by the coding sequence TTGACGACCCAGTCCCACCAGCTGCACCCCATCGCGCCCCGCCGCACGTATCTCATCGGCCGGGCCCGGCCGAACGCGATCGTCGGCAAGAACCGCGAGAGCGGCGAGATCGCCCTGATCATCGTCGGCGCGTTCCTCGGCATGATGAGCGGACTGCTCGTCCCCCAACTCACCCTGCGCATCGTCAGCCTCGCCGGCTTCCCCATGGTCGCGCTCGCCGCCGTGTACATCCCCTACAAGGGCCGCACCTTCTACAAGTGGTTCGAGATCAACCGCAGCTACAAGCGCACCCTGCGCCGCGGTACGACCTACCGCTCCAGCGCCATGGAAGCCGGCGTCCGCGCCGCCGACGGCCGCGAGGTCGAGGTCGGCCCGCCCCCCGGCATCGGCCGGATCAACTGGCTCGCCGCCCCCTTCGGCCCCGACGAGATCGCCGTACTCCTCCACGCCGACCGCAGAACCGTCACCGCCGCCATCGAGATCGAGGGCCCCGGCGTCGGCCTGCGCGACAGCGAGGACCAGGAAGCCCTCGTCGACCGCTTCGGCACCCTCCTCAAGCACGTGGCCAACGGCGACGGCTTCGTCACCCGCCTCCAGATGCTCGCCCGTACGCTCCCCGCCGACCCGGACGCCCACGCCAAGGACGTCGCCCAGCGCGGCGACACCAACGCCCCCGTCTGGCTGCGCGACTCGTACGACCAGCTCCAGTCGATGGTCTCCACCTCCTCCGAGCAGCACCGCGCCTACCTCGTCGCCTGCATGCACTACACGCGCGAACTCGCCGCCGAGGCCCACACCATCGCCCGCGCCGGCACCCCCCACAAGGGCCGCAAGCTCGACCGCGACGCCGGCCTCGCCATCGTCATGGCCCGCGAGCTCACCGACATCTGCGCCCGCCTCGCCGAGGCCGACATCCGCGTCCGCCAGCCGCTCGGCCAGGGCCGCCTCGCCTCCCTCGTGCACTCCATGTACGACCCGGACCACCCCATCGACCACATCCAGGCCATGACCAAGCGCAACGCCTGGCCGGCCGAACTCGACGCGGTCGAGCCCACCTTCCTCCAGGCCAAGACCCGCGAGTCCTCCACCCGCGCGCCCTGGTGCCACGCCACGGCCTGGGTGAAGGAATGGCCGATGACCCCGGTCGGCGTCAACTTCCTCGCGCCCCTCCTCGTCCACACCCCGGACGTGATCCGCACCGTCGCCGTCACCATGGATCTGGAGCCCACCGAGGTGGCCATCGAGCGCATGCTCACCGAGAAGACCAACGACGAGGCCGACGCCAGCCGCGCCGCCAAGATGAACCGGACCGTCGACCCCCGCGACATCGCCGCCCACGGCCGACTCGACCAAAGAGGTGAAGATCTCGCCAGCGGTGCGGCAGGAGTCAACCTGGTCGGGTACATCACGGTGTCGTCGCGATCGCCGGAGGCCCTCGCCCGGGACAAGCGCACCATCCGCGCCTCGGCGGGCAAGTCGTACCTGAAGCTCGAATGGTGTGACCGCGAGCACCACCGGGCCTTCGTCAACACCCTGCCGTTCGCCACCGGCATCCGACGCTAG
- a CDS encoding LysE family translocator, producing the protein MTEVIAVAVITLLAVISPGADFAMVVRNSYLYGRPTGLFAAAGVAAGVLVHVSYTMLGVGLLIASSTALFTAIKLAGAAYLVWIGIRTFRARAELSVDLESKPELTRLGALRSGFLTNVLNPKTTLFVVSTFTQVVDPQTPVWQQAGYGLFMSAAHLGWFGAVALFFSNSRLRDRMLKAQKALNRAIGSVLVGLGVGLGFAR; encoded by the coding sequence ATGACAGAAGTGATCGCAGTTGCCGTCATCACCCTCCTCGCCGTGATCAGCCCCGGCGCCGATTTCGCGATGGTCGTCCGCAACAGCTATCTGTACGGGCGGCCCACCGGGCTGTTCGCGGCGGCCGGTGTCGCGGCCGGCGTGCTGGTGCACGTCTCGTACACGATGCTCGGGGTCGGTCTCCTGATCGCCTCCTCCACGGCCCTGTTCACGGCGATCAAGCTGGCGGGCGCCGCGTACCTGGTGTGGATCGGGATCCGGACCTTCCGGGCGCGGGCCGAGCTGAGCGTGGACCTGGAGTCCAAGCCGGAGCTGACCCGGCTGGGCGCGCTGCGGTCCGGGTTCCTGACCAACGTGCTCAATCCGAAGACCACGCTGTTCGTGGTGTCGACGTTCACGCAGGTCGTGGATCCGCAGACCCCGGTGTGGCAGCAGGCCGGGTACGGGCTGTTCATGTCGGCGGCGCACCTGGGCTGGTTCGGTGCGGTCGCGCTGTTCTTCTCGAACTCCCGGCTGCGCGACCGGATGCTGAAGGCGCAGAAGGCGCTGAACCGGGCGATCGGCTCGGTGCTGGTGGGGCTGGGGGTCGGGCTGGGCTTCGCCCGCTGA
- a CDS encoding pentapeptide repeat-containing protein: MSATPAAPVDPALPALPVLQADCSNCFALCCVALPFAKSNDFAVNKAAGTPCKNLQQDFRCGIHTRLRDKGFQGCTVFDCFGAGQQVSQVTFGGRDWRTHPGTAARMYEVFPVLRQLHELLFYVTGALALPAAAPVHADLRRTLTETTQWTAADADALAALDVGDLRGRINTLLLRASELARAKAPARKKNHRGADLMGARLAGADLRGANLRGAYLIAANLSGADLRLADLIGADFRDADLRGADLRDALFLTQPQLNAARGDAGTKIPPTLTRPAHWSA; the protein is encoded by the coding sequence GTGTCCGCCACTCCCGCCGCGCCCGTCGACCCGGCCCTCCCCGCCCTCCCCGTCCTGCAGGCAGACTGCTCGAACTGCTTCGCGCTCTGCTGCGTCGCCCTGCCCTTCGCCAAGTCCAACGACTTCGCGGTGAACAAGGCCGCCGGAACGCCCTGCAAGAACCTCCAGCAGGACTTCCGCTGCGGCATCCACACCCGGCTGCGCGACAAGGGCTTCCAGGGCTGCACCGTCTTCGACTGCTTCGGCGCGGGCCAGCAGGTCTCCCAGGTGACCTTCGGCGGCCGCGACTGGCGTACGCACCCCGGCACGGCCGCCCGGATGTACGAGGTCTTCCCGGTGCTGCGCCAGCTGCACGAGCTGCTCTTCTACGTCACCGGGGCGCTCGCCCTCCCGGCGGCCGCCCCGGTCCACGCGGACCTGCGCCGAACGCTGACCGAGACCACGCAGTGGACCGCCGCCGACGCGGACGCGCTGGCCGCCCTGGACGTGGGCGACCTCCGCGGGCGCATCAACACGCTCCTCCTGCGCGCCAGCGAGCTGGCGCGCGCCAAGGCCCCGGCCCGCAAGAAGAACCACCGCGGCGCCGACCTGATGGGCGCCCGCCTCGCCGGCGCGGACCTGCGCGGCGCCAACCTCCGCGGCGCCTACCTCATCGCCGCCAACCTCAGCGGCGCAGACCTGCGCCTGGCGGACCTGATCGGCGCGGACTTCCGCGACGCCGACCTGCGCGGGGCGGACCTCCGCGACGCCCTCTTCCTGACCCAGCCCCAGCTCAACGCAGCCCGGGGCGACGCCGGGACCAAGATCCCCCCGACGCTGACCCGCCCCGCGCACTGGTCCGCGTAA